Proteins encoded by one window of Catharus ustulatus isolate bCatUst1 chromosome Z, bCatUst1.pri.v2, whole genome shotgun sequence:
- the LOC117010945 gene encoding avidin-like, translated as MGGGAFILVLAVALAESVGPAERKCQLNGLWRNDQDSLMEISVLGDNGDFQGQYLTRVTLSGGCAQISPLRGAQQQLGEEGWPTFAFTVRWEKFSNATTAFVGQCFVDAGGKEILSTMWLLREAVGSLEEDWKATRVGRNVFTRKRTTKGKTLPNLSPLCEAVSSPAP; from the exons atgggggGCGGCGCTTTCATCCTGGTCCTCGCCGTGGCCCTGGCAGAGAGTGTTGGTCCGGCAGAGAGGAAG TGCCAGCTCAACGGACTGTGGAGGAATGATCAGGACTCGCTGATGGAGATTTCGGTGTTGGGGGACAACGGGGACTTCCAGGGACAATACCTCACACGAGTCACCCTCTCTGGGGGCTGTGCCCAAATCTCCCCTCTGAGaggtgctcagcagcagcttggaGAGGAGGGCTGGCCCACCTTTGCCTTCACTGTGCGCTGGGAGAAATTCTCCA ATGCCACCACTGCCTTCGTGGGACAGTGCTTTGTGGATGCAGGTGGAAAGGAGATACTGAGCACCATGTGGCTGCTGCGTGAAGCTGTCGGGTCCCTTGAGGAGGACTGGAAAGCCACAAG GGTGGGCAGAAATGTCTTCACACGCAAACGCACCACAAAAGGAAAGACCCTGCCGAACTTGTCCCCCCTCTGTGAGGCTGTGTCTTCACCAGCCCcatga
- the LOC117010867 gene encoding avidin-like, with translation MGRSAFALVLVLALAVCVAPVERKCLLSGSWQSDTSSRMVVFTLDKDNRFSGFYLPGPAAGNSELLTSPLEGSQQDTELSPQPIFSFTVNWQLRDSETAWTSVFLGQCYVDTKGEETLHALWLLREAADSPAEDWKATQ, from the exons ATGGGGAGAAGTGCTTTTGCCCTGGTCCTCGTCCTTGCCCTGGCAGTGTGTGTTGCCCCCGTGGAGAGGAAG TGCCTTCTCTCCGGCTCGTGGCAGAGCGACACCAGCTCTCGGATGGTCGTGTTCACCCTGGACAAGGACAACAGATTCTCTGGTTTTTACCTGCCGGGACCTGCCGCTGGCAACTCAGAACTCCTCACCTCACCCCTAGAGGGGTCCCAACAAGATACAGAGTtgtccccacagcccatctTCTCCTTCACTGTGAACTGGCAGCTCCGAG ACTCAGAGACTGCCTGGACAAGTGTCTTCCTGGGCCAGTGCTATGTGGACACCAAAGGGGAGGAGACCCTGCATGCCCTGTGGCTCCTGCGAGAGGCAGctgacagccctgcagaggacTGGAAGGCCACTCAGTGA